The following proteins are co-located in the Imtechella halotolerans genome:
- a CDS encoding SGNH/GDSL hydrolase family protein, whose amino-acid sequence MLTELSSFKFIITTFLLVSIGNVAFAQNPSSKVKFWNPQQSDVSYIEGQGWLGEMVGNYNRLPLKMKGVVGERLWQLSQNSAGLKIRFKTNAQEIIVRYVVNQEFDMPHMPATGVSGLDLYAKTAKGEWLWAAGKFHFNDTITYKFQHILTKEYDSKELEYQLYLPLYNTVSWMEIGVQESAFFQPLTPRQHFPIVIYGTSIAQGACASRPGLAWTNILERKLGMPVLNLGFSGNGKLEKPLLNLMSEIDASLYVLDCLPNLTKIPKDELEELIYNAVVSLKKQHPETAVLLTAHGGYTEENLSDIRKLEYENANKALDAAFKRLKKNKINQIYMLSKNELGQGIETMVDGIHPNDLGMMLYAEGYFQKINKILSKR is encoded by the coding sequence ATGCTTACAGAATTATCATCATTTAAGTTTATTATAACTACTTTTTTACTTGTCTCAATAGGGAATGTAGCATTTGCTCAAAATCCTAGTTCTAAAGTAAAATTTTGGAACCCGCAGCAGAGTGATGTATCCTATATTGAAGGACAAGGTTGGTTAGGAGAAATGGTTGGCAACTATAATAGACTTCCCTTAAAAATGAAAGGAGTGGTAGGAGAACGACTTTGGCAGCTTTCTCAAAACAGTGCTGGTCTTAAAATCCGTTTTAAAACAAATGCCCAGGAGATAATTGTACGATATGTTGTAAATCAAGAATTTGATATGCCTCATATGCCTGCTACTGGGGTGAGTGGGTTAGATTTATACGCAAAGACGGCCAAAGGAGAATGGTTGTGGGCTGCCGGTAAATTTCATTTTAATGATACAATTACTTACAAATTTCAACATATTTTAACGAAAGAGTATGATTCAAAGGAATTAGAATACCAATTATATCTACCCTTATACAACACAGTATCTTGGATGGAGATTGGTGTTCAAGAATCAGCATTTTTTCAGCCACTGACACCACGTCAACACTTTCCAATAGTTATTTATGGGACTTCAATCGCCCAAGGTGCATGTGCAAGTAGACCAGGATTGGCATGGACAAACATTTTAGAAAGAAAGTTAGGAATGCCTGTATTAAACTTGGGCTTTTCTGGAAATGGGAAATTGGAAAAACCGTTGCTTAATTTGATGTCTGAGATTGATGCCTCTCTTTATGTACTTGACTGTTTACCCAACTTGACAAAAATCCCAAAAGATGAGCTAGAAGAATTAATTTATAACGCCGTGGTTAGTCTTAAAAAACAACATCCAGAAACTGCTGTTTTATTGACAGCTCATGGTGGATATACCGAAGAAAATCTTAGTGATATAAGAAAACTTGAGTATGAAAATGCAAACAAAGCACTTGATGCCGCATTTAAAAGACTTAAGAAAAATAAAATCAATCAAATATATATGCTTAGCAAAAATGAACTTGGACAAGGTATCGAAACAATGGTGGATGGAATTCATCCAAATGACTTGGGAATGATGCTTTATGCTGAAGGATATTTTCAAAAAATCAATAAAATTCTAAGCAAAAGATAG
- a CDS encoding sulfatase family protein — protein sequence MRKFVRNILLVVILTKGFVLFGQGERLGSPNIIIIISDDHTRQAISAYGSTIALTPNIDRIAENGFVFNNAYINNSICGPSRAGLLTGKYSHKNGYKDNENSSYDSNQDQFVNHLQKAGYQTAWIGKYHLGHNPKGFDFWEILPGQGHYYNPDFIQMDGKTIRKEGYVSDLIEDTAEKWISERDKDQPFCLIVGHKATHRTWMPDIQDLRKYDDVVFPIPETFYDSYQGRKAAQVQDMTIRNTMQMSYDLKMYSEDTKDGNITRMNDNQRKDFLGYYNGLKDSLELHKFEGDQLTEWKFQRYMRDYLATATSLDRNIGRLLDYIESEGLKDNTIVIYLSDQGFYLGEHGWFDKRFMYEESFSTPMLMYYPGNQKKGTTQLNQMVMNIDIGPTLLEAAGLKVPSSMQGSSFLPIVEKPNVKGRAALYYHYYENGEHSVSPHFGIKTARFKLIRFYKRVESWELFDLENDPNELNNLYENREYKGTIKLMKRKLKKLLQTYEDEQALEILNRKL from the coding sequence ATGAGAAAATTTGTGCGGAATATTTTACTAGTAGTTATTTTAACCAAAGGTTTTGTACTATTTGGGCAAGGTGAAAGGCTAGGTTCACCTAATATCATAATTATTATTTCTGATGATCATACCCGCCAAGCAATTTCAGCTTATGGGAGTACAATTGCACTGACTCCTAATATTGATAGGATAGCTGAAAATGGTTTTGTTTTTAATAATGCCTATATAAACAATTCCATTTGTGGACCTTCAAGGGCTGGTTTACTTACTGGGAAATACAGTCATAAGAATGGATATAAAGACAATGAAAATTCAAGTTATGATTCGAATCAAGATCAGTTTGTGAATCACTTACAAAAAGCTGGTTACCAGACTGCTTGGATTGGTAAGTACCATTTGGGTCACAATCCAAAAGGATTCGATTTTTGGGAAATATTACCAGGTCAAGGACATTATTACAATCCGGATTTTATACAAATGGATGGTAAGACTATAAGGAAGGAAGGATATGTCTCAGATTTGATTGAGGACACTGCCGAAAAATGGATTTCAGAAAGAGATAAAGACCAGCCATTTTGCCTTATAGTAGGTCACAAAGCAACACATCGAACTTGGATGCCGGACATTCAAGATTTAAGAAAATATGACGACGTTGTTTTTCCTATACCAGAAACCTTTTATGATTCTTATCAAGGGAGAAAGGCCGCGCAAGTACAGGATATGACAATTCGTAATACTATGCAGATGAGTTACGATTTAAAAATGTATTCAGAAGATACGAAAGATGGAAACATAACCCGTATGAATGACAATCAACGGAAAGATTTCTTAGGATATTATAATGGATTGAAGGATAGCCTGGAATTACACAAGTTTGAAGGAGACCAATTAACTGAATGGAAGTTTCAAAGATATATGAGAGATTACTTGGCAACAGCAACGTCTCTAGATAGAAATATTGGTCGCTTGCTGGATTATATTGAAAGTGAAGGGTTAAAAGACAATACTATTGTTATTTATCTTTCTGATCAAGGTTTTTATCTAGGTGAACATGGATGGTTTGACAAGCGTTTTATGTATGAGGAATCTTTTAGCACACCCATGTTAATGTATTATCCCGGGAATCAAAAAAAGGGGACAACCCAATTGAATCAAATGGTTATGAATATTGATATAGGGCCAACTTTATTAGAAGCTGCGGGTTTGAAGGTCCCATCATCAATGCAGGGAAGTTCTTTTTTACCCATAGTGGAAAAGCCTAATGTTAAAGGCAGGGCGGCACTGTATTACCATTATTATGAAAATGGTGAGCATTCAGTTTCACCTCATTTTGGTATTAAAACTGCCCGATTTAAACTGATAAGGTTTTACAAAAGGGTAGAATCTTGGGAACTTTTTGACCTTGAGAATGATCCTAATGAGTTGAATAATTTGTATGAAAATCGGGAATATAAAGGAACCATTAAACTCATGAAAAGAAAACTTAAAAAGTTACTTCAAACCTATGAGGATGAACAAGCCTTGGAAATATTGAACCGTAAATTATAA